One stretch of Brevibacillus laterosporus DNA includes these proteins:
- the ylbJ gene encoding sporulation integral membrane protein YlbJ: protein MSHRSPYLTISLAILSLLLVFVLIINPEPSFQAAVRGLNIWWEVVFPALLPFIFVSEVLMGVGVVHFIGVLLEPLMRPLFNVPGTGGFVLTMGFSSGYPVAANLTTRLRERGNITKVEGERLVTFATTGDPLFVIGAVAVGFFNSEQLGYVIAFTHYGSAILLGILYRLYSPSASITGTYEKSQHTLLYRALQAMHRARIRDNRPFGKLMGDAVQSALQTLMVVGGFIIMFSVLLQMMQTVGITNFLNRVLSLALGPVGFTDEMGEAGLAGLFEVTMGAQNTSEIQDISMMTKAAITAAIISWGGLSVHAQVASILSKTDISVKPYLIGRAIHAALAATLTIVFWKPLTILTQNVNTSIPAFLPSEHLLQAKSWWLIFSQMSTIAAGIAIVLFLICFLLHKLFKH from the coding sequence TTTTCGTGCTTATTATTAATCCGGAACCTTCCTTTCAGGCTGCTGTTCGCGGATTAAACATCTGGTGGGAAGTTGTCTTTCCTGCTCTTCTTCCTTTCATATTTGTATCGGAAGTTTTGATGGGAGTTGGAGTTGTTCATTTTATCGGGGTATTGCTGGAGCCTCTGATGCGACCTCTGTTTAATGTGCCTGGTACGGGAGGTTTCGTGCTGACAATGGGGTTCTCTTCTGGCTACCCAGTCGCAGCCAATCTAACCACTCGATTACGGGAACGTGGCAACATTACAAAAGTAGAAGGGGAACGGCTCGTTACCTTTGCTACCACAGGAGATCCACTGTTTGTGATCGGAGCTGTAGCTGTTGGTTTTTTTAACAGTGAACAACTTGGCTATGTGATTGCCTTTACCCATTATGGCTCCGCTATCCTGCTTGGCATACTATACCGCCTCTACAGCCCATCTGCATCCATCACAGGCACCTATGAAAAATCGCAACATACCTTACTATACCGAGCCTTGCAAGCCATGCATCGCGCTCGCATAAGGGACAATCGTCCATTTGGCAAGCTAATGGGCGATGCTGTGCAGTCCGCTTTGCAAACCTTGATGGTAGTCGGCGGTTTTATCATCATGTTCTCCGTCTTACTTCAAATGATGCAGACCGTTGGCATCACCAACTTCCTAAACCGAGTACTATCTCTAGCCTTGGGTCCCGTTGGCTTTACAGATGAGATGGGGGAAGCTGGATTGGCGGGTCTGTTTGAAGTAACGATGGGTGCCCAAAATACGAGCGAAATTCAAGATATCTCCATGATGACCAAAGCAGCTATTACCGCTGCCATCATATCCTGGGGAGGACTCAGCGTCCACGCGCAAGTTGCAAGCATTTTAAGTAAGACGGATATTAGCGTGAAGCCCTATCTCATTGGTCGAGCCATACATGCTGCTTTGGCTGCTACTTTAACCATTGTTTTTTGGAAACCGTTGACCATACTCACCCAAAATGTAAATACCAGTATCCCGGCATTTTTACCGAGCGAGCATTTGCTACAAGCTAAGTCATGGTGGTTGATTTTTTCACAAATGAGCACCATTGCAGCTGGTATTGCTATCGTATTATTTCTGATTTGTTTCTTGCTACACAAGTTATTCAAGCATTGA
- a CDS encoding pantetheine-phosphate adenylyltransferase, which yields MRIAVCPGSFDPVTYGHLDIIKRGAKIFDKVIVAVLVNSSKNPLFTLEERMALLREVTAEYSNVEVDTFNGLLIDYMQRKEARVLLKGLRAVSDFEYEMQMASINRKLDDEIETLFVMTNNQYSFLSSSIVKELAKYDANVTDLVPPIVEQSMRLKFQELQGNNS from the coding sequence ATGAGAATAGCAGTTTGCCCAGGCAGTTTTGATCCAGTCACGTATGGGCATCTAGATATCATTAAGCGTGGAGCCAAAATTTTTGATAAGGTAATTGTTGCCGTACTGGTTAATTCCAGTAAAAATCCATTATTTACGCTAGAAGAGAGAATGGCATTATTGCGTGAAGTAACAGCTGAGTATTCTAATGTAGAAGTAGATACGTTTAATGGTCTGTTAATTGATTATATGCAACGAAAGGAAGCGCGTGTTTTGTTAAAAGGCTTGCGGGCAGTATCTGATTTTGAATATGAGATGCAGATGGCCTCTATTAATCGCAAGTTGGATGACGAAATTGAGACGCTATTTGTCATGACAAATAATCAATATTCATTCTTGAGTTCTAGTATCGTAAAGGAACTTGCCAAGTACGATGCCAATGTAACTGATCTAGTGCCGCCGATCGTGGAGCAATCCATGCGGTTAAAGTTTCAGGAATTACAGGGAAACAACAGCTAG
- the rsmD gene encoding 16S rRNA (guanine(966)-N(2))-methyltransferase RsmD — MRVISGEHRGRPLAAVPGTSTRPTTDKVKESIFNMIGPYFDGEWALDLYAGTGGLGIEALSRGAAKAIFVDSDSKAFNTVKQNLQTMRLDEQAEVYKIDSARALKVLAARGVLFDLIFLDPPYAKQKLEQEIEQLQTLHMLASDAWIVTEHDSKLTLPEQIGLCEQYRCSTYGDTRITIYRYTVEGDS; from the coding sequence ATGAGAGTGATTTCAGGAGAACACAGAGGACGTCCACTTGCCGCTGTACCTGGTACAAGTACAAGACCCACAACAGATAAGGTGAAGGAATCCATCTTTAACATGATTGGACCTTATTTTGATGGGGAATGGGCTTTGGATCTATACGCAGGCACAGGAGGTTTAGGTATTGAAGCTCTTAGTCGCGGTGCTGCAAAAGCTATTTTTGTAGACAGTGATAGTAAAGCTTTTAACACCGTCAAACAAAATCTACAAACCATGCGATTAGATGAACAGGCAGAGGTTTATAAAATTGATTCAGCACGTGCGCTAAAGGTACTGGCTGCTCGTGGGGTTTTATTTGATTTAATATTTCTTGATCCGCCATATGCCAAGCAAAAGCTAGAGCAGGAGATTGAACAACTGCAAACGTTACATATGTTGGCAAGTGATGCTTGGATCGTGACAGAGCATGATTCTAAGCTGACCTTGCCTGAACAAATTGGATTGTGCGAGCAATATCGCTGCTCTACCTACGGAGATACCAGAATTACCATTTATCGCTATACAGTGGAAGGGGATTCCTAG
- a CDS encoding Ku protein: protein MHTVWKGSISFGLVNIPVRMFTATEDRDIRFRQLHKECHTPIRYSKLCPTCDREVASDEIIKGYEYEKGNFVMIQDEDLEKIAPETKRAIEIVDFVQLSEIDPIYFDKSYYLSPQETGEKAYSLLRVALQQTGKIAIARITLRNKESLAVLRIYENGMVLETIFYPDEVRSLSQVPALPQADATLVESELAMAIQLVEGMSRPFHPEQYQDTYRQHLQELIQKKLEGKEVATAPSAPRANVIDLMQALKESLAQTGTPQAPAGKETERDRDVVERYPEPKPIGEKATRKGKAPVITEETSTLSPVSSSTTVTKALRRKKTQKPKS from the coding sequence ATGCACACCGTTTGGAAAGGTTCCATTAGTTTTGGCTTAGTGAACATCCCAGTTCGTATGTTTACAGCAACAGAAGACCGCGACATCCGTTTTCGTCAACTGCATAAAGAGTGCCACACTCCTATCCGTTATTCCAAGCTTTGCCCAACATGTGACCGAGAAGTAGCTTCAGACGAAATCATAAAAGGATACGAATATGAAAAAGGCAATTTCGTTATGATCCAAGATGAAGATTTAGAAAAAATTGCACCAGAAACAAAGCGTGCTATTGAAATTGTCGATTTTGTTCAATTGTCAGAGATTGACCCGATTTACTTTGATAAGAGCTACTATCTCTCCCCACAGGAAACTGGAGAAAAAGCTTATTCCTTACTACGAGTGGCTCTACAACAGACAGGTAAAATTGCTATTGCCAGAATCACTCTGCGTAATAAAGAAAGCTTGGCCGTATTACGGATCTATGAAAATGGCATGGTGTTGGAAACGATTTTTTACCCAGATGAGGTGCGCTCTCTCTCACAAGTACCAGCTCTTCCTCAAGCTGATGCTACGTTAGTTGAAAGTGAGTTGGCCATGGCCATTCAATTGGTCGAGGGCATGTCGCGCCCCTTCCATCCTGAACAATACCAAGATACGTATCGACAGCATTTACAAGAACTTATTCAAAAAAAGCTGGAAGGCAAAGAAGTAGCAACCGCTCCCTCCGCCCCACGCGCCAATGTCATTGATCTTATGCAGGCGTTAAAAGAAAGCTTGGCTCAAACAGGAACGCCTCAAGCTCCAGCTGGTAAGGAAACAGAGAGGGACCGGGATGTTGTGGAACGTTATCCTGAACCAAAGCCTATCGGCGAGAAAGCAACCAGGAAAGGAAAAGCACCTGTAATCACGGAGGAAACAAGCACACTCTCTCCTGTATCAAGCTCTACTACCGTGACCAAAGCGTTACGACGTAAAAAAACACAGAAACCAAAATCCTGA
- a CDS encoding glutathione peroxidase, giving the protein MNVLDFSVQTMNEETVSLGRYKGKVLLIVNTASKCGFTPQFTDLQKLYERYQEQGLEILGFPCNQFEQQEPGNNKQIAQFCQLNYGVKFPVFAKTDVKGTNANPLFRYLCQEIPFAGFDESQSSGRLLHMFLQEKFPETLLDNSIKWNFTKFLVDREGNVVGRYESPVEPMDMEIPIQNLL; this is encoded by the coding sequence ATGAACGTGCTTGATTTTTCAGTACAAACGATGAATGAGGAAACAGTATCATTAGGACGCTATAAAGGTAAGGTTTTACTCATTGTGAATACAGCTAGCAAATGTGGCTTTACTCCTCAATTTACAGATTTACAAAAGTTGTATGAGCGTTATCAAGAGCAAGGTTTAGAAATTCTAGGATTTCCCTGCAATCAGTTTGAGCAACAAGAACCAGGAAATAACAAGCAGATTGCTCAGTTTTGTCAGCTAAATTATGGGGTGAAGTTCCCTGTTTTCGCGAAAACAGATGTAAAGGGAACGAATGCGAACCCATTGTTCCGTTATTTATGCCAAGAAATTCCGTTTGCTGGTTTTGACGAATCACAATCATCTGGTCGTCTTTTACATATGTTTTTGCAAGAAAAATTTCCTGAGACATTGCTGGATAACTCTATAAAATGGAATTTTACCAAGTTTTTAGTTGATCGAGAGGGAAATGTAGTGGGTCGCTATGAGTCTCCAGTAGAGCCAATGGATATGGAGATTCCTATTCAGAATTTATTATAG
- a CDS encoding DUF4004 family protein: MLSKKELLEQTGISYGQLYRWKRKNLIPEDWFIRKSTFTGQETFFPKQEILHRVNKILSMKDDLSLDELADMFSPIPLDHSISRQSILSRNIVSSISLELYEECFDQQQEYSFEMVLSLYTVDQLLLSGNCSKEEAKTVLRTYAANYSSLQGKATELILVRKMGMSICLFTMSPCEIYWEEHARVIARLSLPVLLENLKQKWDILKEEL, translated from the coding sequence TTGCTTTCAAAAAAAGAATTGTTAGAACAAACTGGTATCTCCTATGGCCAACTATATCGCTGGAAGCGCAAAAACCTAATTCCCGAAGACTGGTTTATCCGTAAGTCAACCTTTACAGGACAGGAGACCTTTTTCCCTAAGCAAGAAATTCTTCATAGGGTGAACAAAATTCTAAGCATGAAGGATGATCTGTCACTGGATGAATTGGCTGATATGTTCTCACCTATCCCTTTGGATCATTCAATCAGTAGGCAAAGCATTCTTTCTCGCAACATTGTTTCATCGATTTCTCTTGAACTATATGAAGAGTGTTTTGATCAACAGCAGGAATACTCGTTTGAAATGGTCTTATCCCTGTACACAGTAGACCAATTACTCCTCAGTGGAAATTGCAGTAAGGAGGAAGCCAAGACCGTGCTGCGCACATACGCTGCCAACTACTCTTCTTTACAAGGAAAAGCTACTGAACTCATTCTCGTTAGAAAAATGGGCATGTCAATCTGTCTATTCACAATGTCCCCCTGCGAAATATATTGGGAAGAGCATGCTCGTGTTATCGCCCGACTCTCTCTTCCCGTTTTACTTGAAAATTTGAAACAAAAATGGGACATACTCAAGGAGGAGCTGTAA
- a CDS encoding DNA ligase produces the protein MIMEPIVPFEPISTNEVPTGANWVGQVKWDGVRVLTYFTDNKTLLFNRKRNERTNHYPELINSRDYCSAKSAILDGEIIAFTNNKPSFYEVMRRDGIKSFSKMASTINEVPITYMIFDILFFDGKWVTTSSLEERQNLLTQIISPNNHVQLVDNFTETVSLYDVVVNNDLEGVVYKDLSSTYIINGKDQRWRKKKKINDLIAVVGGVTYRDTIVNSLLLGLYDQLGQLWYIGSVGSGTLTNKDWRNLTDGIKPIIQDKIPFKNRPPKAREVTWITPILTVKVNYLEWIDGHNLRQPSIQAFVTVPPSSCVFTQ, from the coding sequence ATGATTATGGAGCCAATTGTGCCTTTTGAACCAATAAGTACAAACGAAGTTCCGACTGGAGCCAACTGGGTTGGACAAGTAAAATGGGATGGAGTCCGTGTATTAACCTACTTTACCGATAATAAAACGCTATTGTTCAACCGAAAACGTAACGAAAGAACCAATCACTATCCAGAATTAATAAATAGTAGGGATTATTGTTCAGCAAAATCTGCGATATTAGATGGTGAAATCATCGCCTTTACGAACAATAAGCCCTCGTTTTATGAAGTAATGAGACGAGATGGGATTAAAAGCTTTAGTAAAATGGCATCTACTATAAATGAAGTGCCAATTACATACATGATTTTTGATATTCTTTTTTTTGACGGCAAATGGGTCACTACTTCTTCTTTGGAAGAAAGACAGAATTTGCTCACCCAGATCATTAGCCCAAACAATCATGTACAGCTAGTCGATAATTTTACAGAAACCGTTTCTTTGTATGATGTGGTTGTTAATAATGACCTTGAAGGAGTTGTATATAAAGACCTAAGTAGCACTTACATAATCAATGGAAAAGATCAACGATGGAGAAAGAAAAAGAAAATAAATGATCTCATAGCTGTTGTAGGTGGGGTAACTTATAGGGATACCATCGTAAACTCCTTGTTACTTGGCCTTTATGACCAACTTGGCCAACTATGGTATATAGGGAGCGTAGGTTCCGGTACATTAACTAATAAGGACTGGAGAAATCTTACTGATGGAATCAAACCAATTATTCAGGATAAAATTCCATTTAAGAATAGACCGCCCAAAGCACGTGAAGTGACATGGATAACTCCCATATTAACGGTGAAGGTAAACTATCTTGAATGGATTGATGGACATAATTTAAGGCAGCCTAGCATACAAGCATTTGTCACTGTTCCTCCTTCAAGTTGTGTATTTACCCAGTAA
- a CDS encoding PLP-dependent aminotransferase family protein, translating into MFFSTTKMQQKKPMYQQLYEAIKTDIENNRLVPGSKLLSVRQMAQEWQVSRNTVEAAYHQLLDEGYVKSKEKSGYYVEDLLTDGWTRDLEAGSVEQTNGVVHSEEDSMPLPIRYDFVYGKVDGTAFPVKQWRACMQEAMQSELERTEAYGEYQGEYQLREALATYVYQARGIKCVADQIFIGSGTQQLASLLCQTVFRDKSVVAMENPGYDRVRHVFHQHEFSVQPIQLDEDGIRLDQLLTSKADIAYVTPSHQYPYGMVMSIVRRLQIIAWAKETGAYLIEDDYDGEFRYGTKPIPALKALDDNGRIIYFGTASKVLLPSLRISYMILPQTLVTQYKELWQKYLQTAPRVIQYALALFIQKGEWARHIRRMRNLYAKKHRLLLQSLEKTMGERIEIIGSEAGLHILLRIHTTYTENELITRASQRGCQVYSIDQYYQRKEGQQENLDKSEYPVLLLGFGAIPVEEITAGVEELHKAWWG; encoded by the coding sequence ATGTTTTTCTCCACTACAAAGATGCAACAGAAAAAGCCAATGTATCAGCAGTTATATGAAGCGATCAAAACTGATATTGAAAATAACAGGCTAGTGCCTGGTAGTAAGCTTTTATCGGTCAGACAGATGGCCCAAGAATGGCAAGTGAGTCGGAACACAGTAGAGGCAGCCTATCATCAACTATTGGATGAAGGATATGTGAAAAGCAAAGAGAAAAGCGGATATTATGTAGAAGATTTATTGACCGATGGATGGACCAGAGATTTGGAAGCGGGGTCAGTCGAACAAACAAACGGAGTAGTTCATAGCGAAGAGGATTCCATGCCTTTGCCTATACGCTATGATTTTGTCTATGGCAAGGTGGATGGGACTGCATTTCCAGTAAAACAATGGAGAGCCTGTATGCAGGAAGCGATGCAATCCGAATTAGAACGAACAGAGGCATATGGTGAATACCAGGGAGAGTATCAATTACGGGAGGCTTTGGCTACGTACGTATATCAGGCAAGAGGAATTAAATGTGTAGCAGACCAAATTTTTATAGGATCAGGAACGCAGCAGTTAGCAAGCCTGTTATGTCAGACTGTCTTTCGTGACAAATCTGTTGTAGCAATGGAAAATCCCGGCTACGATCGCGTGCGACACGTATTTCATCAGCATGAATTTTCAGTACAACCTATCCAGTTGGATGAGGATGGTATTCGCTTAGATCAGTTGCTGACAAGTAAGGCTGATATCGCCTATGTCACCCCGTCTCATCAATATCCCTATGGTATGGTTATGTCTATTGTGCGACGATTGCAAATAATCGCTTGGGCAAAAGAAACGGGGGCATACCTGATTGAAGATGATTACGATGGAGAATTCCGCTATGGCACTAAGCCTATTCCAGCTTTGAAAGCGTTAGACGACAATGGACGGATCATTTATTTCGGGACAGCCTCAAAGGTCTTATTACCGTCCCTACGAATCAGCTACATGATCTTGCCTCAAACATTGGTTACACAATACAAGGAATTATGGCAAAAGTATTTACAGACCGCACCCAGAGTAATTCAGTATGCACTTGCTCTGTTCATACAAAAAGGAGAGTGGGCGAGGCACATCAGACGTATGAGAAATCTGTATGCGAAAAAGCATCGTCTTTTACTTCAATCCCTAGAGAAAACGATGGGAGAGCGAATAGAGATTATCGGGAGTGAAGCGGGGCTGCATATCTTACTTCGCATCCATACAACATATACGGAAAATGAGCTCATTACACGGGCAAGCCAACGGGGCTGTCAGGTTTATTCCATAGATCAGTATTATCAGCGAAAAGAAGGCCAGCAAGAGAACTTAGATAAATCTGAGTACCCTGTACTGCTTTTAGGATTTGGTGCCATTCCGGTAGAAGAGATAACAGCAGGAGTAGAAGAATTACATAAAGCATGGTGGGGATGA
- a CDS encoding pyridoxamine 5'-phosphate oxidase family protein, whose translation MSNPLRRSLKQVHDQHKITRFLETTPIGHVGLSLHDEPYVIPVNFVWADGCIYFHGSMEGRKNTVIAENPRVCFTVSHEQGTMSDPVPAHVDTAYFSVLVFGQIELITDPKEATAVLQVMLDKYVPGYFDRSLSEAHVTHYRSSLGSAVGVFKISPTHISAKENPLKEYKLFYPGKKVTDDVKQLPKNREE comes from the coding sequence ATGTCCAATCCACTAAGAAGATCCCTGAAACAAGTTCATGATCAGCACAAAATTACTCGTTTTTTGGAAACAACCCCAATCGGTCACGTAGGCCTTTCCCTTCATGACGAACCATACGTAATTCCTGTCAATTTCGTCTGGGCAGATGGCTGTATTTATTTCCATGGGTCAATGGAGGGACGAAAAAATACGGTGATAGCTGAGAACCCTCGCGTCTGTTTCACAGTCAGCCACGAGCAAGGTACTATGTCAGACCCCGTCCCTGCCCACGTGGATACCGCTTATTTTAGCGTTCTTGTCTTTGGACAAATTGAACTCATTACCGATCCTAAAGAAGCAACAGCGGTGTTACAGGTCATGTTAGATAAATATGTACCTGGCTATTTTGACCGTTCCCTATCTGAGGCTCATGTCACCCATTATCGCTCTTCATTGGGCAGTGCGGTTGGTGTGTTTAAAATTTCTCCTACTCACATTAGTGCTAAAGAAAATCCATTAAAAGAGTATAAACTCTTTTATCCCGGAAAAAAAGTAACTGACGATGTGAAGCAATTACCGAAAAATCGGGAAGAATAA
- a CDS encoding DNA polymerase domain-containing protein → MAVATKEYHLDIDGKELIITNPDKPLWPKAGVTKLIYLQYLIQMAPYLLPYTTDRFLTVIRYPHGVGDKSFYQKNLPNYAPDWIPRAVDGTITYALLNDVATLVWMANQAVLEWHIAFHTSQQEWPTELVFDLDPSTPDFDDAIEASLYVKEILDELQLISYPKTSGASGIQVYIPIQSGYSFEQTRKVGEFICNYLTQKYPQKLTIERLTKNRGTKLYLDYLQHWRGKTLPAPYTTRAKELATVSAPLRWSEIEYAHPSDFTVHTMPARVKNKGDLFLPLQHKENRASLAHILEILT, encoded by the coding sequence TTGGCGGTTGCTACGAAAGAATATCATTTAGACATCGATGGAAAAGAGCTGATAATAACCAATCCGGATAAGCCTTTATGGCCTAAAGCTGGCGTAACCAAACTCATTTATTTGCAATACCTCATACAGATGGCGCCTTATTTGCTACCTTATACAACTGATCGGTTTCTAACTGTTATCCGCTATCCGCACGGAGTCGGAGATAAATCCTTTTACCAAAAGAATCTTCCAAACTATGCACCAGATTGGATTCCACGTGCTGTAGATGGCACAATCACCTATGCGTTGTTAAATGATGTTGCTACACTGGTCTGGATGGCCAATCAAGCGGTATTAGAATGGCATATCGCCTTTCATACCTCCCAGCAGGAATGGCCCACCGAGTTAGTCTTTGATCTTGACCCATCCACTCCTGATTTTGATGATGCTATAGAGGCTAGTCTCTATGTAAAAGAAATCCTAGATGAGTTACAGCTCATCAGCTATCCCAAAACATCGGGTGCAAGTGGTATTCAAGTCTATATTCCTATTCAATCAGGCTATTCCTTCGAACAGACTCGTAAAGTAGGGGAATTTATTTGTAACTATCTAACGCAAAAGTATCCACAAAAACTAACTATTGAACGCCTAACAAAGAATCGGGGAACCAAGTTGTATCTGGATTACTTGCAACATTGGCGTGGCAAAACCTTACCTGCTCCCTACACAACTAGAGCCAAGGAGCTAGCGACCGTCTCTGCCCCTTTACGTTGGTCAGAAATAGAGTATGCGCATCCGAGTGATTTTACCGTCCATACAATGCCAGCTCGGGTTAAGAATAAAGGAGATTTATTTCTTCCCTTGCAACACAAGGAAAATCGGGCTTCCTTGGCACATATTTTAGAAATTTTGACCTAA
- a CDS encoding prolipoprotein diacylglyceryl transferase, producing MYDPIAFSIGSLDVHWYGLIMGTAFLVGTYLARYNAKRSGIDPDHILNMVVWIIPAAIICARLYYVAFEWNTYKDHLLDIVKVWNGGLAIHGGLIGGFIAGALYVKKYNLPFLTLADAMLPSVILGQAIGRWGNFMNQEAHGDVASAAFMSNFPAFIREQMFIQGQYYHPTFLYESVWNLLVLGLLLLMLYRFKKFDGQIMGSYLILYSFGRFFIEGMRTDSLYLGPLRIAQVMSLGLMVVGLIVLIYCYRRQKNAGPTQKNSM from the coding sequence TTGTATGATCCGATTGCCTTTTCCATCGGAAGCTTAGATGTCCATTGGTATGGACTTATTATGGGGACTGCTTTTTTAGTAGGAACATATCTCGCGCGTTATAATGCCAAGCGCTCCGGTATAGATCCCGATCATATTTTAAACATGGTGGTTTGGATTATTCCTGCTGCTATCATCTGTGCTCGCCTTTATTACGTAGCCTTTGAGTGGAATACGTATAAAGATCATTTACTCGATATCGTTAAGGTATGGAATGGTGGTCTAGCGATTCACGGAGGGTTAATTGGAGGATTTATAGCAGGTGCTCTCTATGTAAAAAAATACAATCTGCCTTTCCTTACATTAGCAGATGCCATGCTACCTAGTGTTATCTTGGGCCAAGCCATTGGTCGCTGGGGTAATTTCATGAATCAGGAAGCGCATGGAGATGTGGCTTCTGCTGCGTTCATGTCTAACTTCCCTGCCTTTATTCGCGAGCAAATGTTCATTCAAGGCCAATACTACCATCCTACTTTCTTGTATGAATCCGTGTGGAATCTGCTCGTATTAGGACTTCTGTTATTGATGTTGTATCGTTTCAAAAAATTTGATGGTCAAATTATGGGAAGCTACCTCATTTTATATTCATTTGGCCGCTTCTTTATTGAAGGAATGCGTACAGACTCTCTATATCTTGGACCTTTGCGTATTGCTCAAGTAATGAGCCTTGGGCTGATGGTTGTAGGTTTGATTGTACTAATCTACTGTTACCGACGCCAAAAAAATGCTGGACCCACGCAAAAAAATAGCATGTAG
- a CDS encoding inorganic phosphate transporter → MLNLSPEMIILILVVIMALSFDFINGFHDTANAIATSVSTRALSPRTAILMAAVFNLIGALTYTGVAKTIGSDIANPFELQNGLVVVLAALVAAILWNLITWWFGIPSSSSHALIGGIAGAVVGAEGLGAVNYSGFIKIIQGLIVSPLIAFALGFIVIKIVSKIVANMPYHKTNKGFRYLQVLSASWQAFSHGANDAQKTMGIITFAMVSGGFTTSTDIPLWVKVSAALAMAFGTSVGGWRIIKTLGGKIMKIKPISGFSADISSAFIITLFTILKLPVSTTHVISSAIMGVGASQKFSAVKWGVAGRIIFTWVITLPSVALLAAISYRVLDVFF, encoded by the coding sequence ATGCTTAATCTGTCGCCAGAAATGATCATCCTGATTCTCGTGGTGATTATGGCTTTAAGCTTTGACTTTATCAACGGGTTCCATGATACGGCCAATGCAATTGCGACTTCTGTTTCAACCCGCGCGTTAAGCCCGCGTACGGCTATTCTTATGGCTGCTGTCTTTAATTTGATCGGTGCACTCACTTATACGGGTGTTGCCAAAACGATTGGTAGCGATATCGCTAATCCATTTGAATTGCAAAATGGGTTGGTCGTAGTACTTGCTGCATTGGTGGCTGCTATCCTTTGGAATCTGATTACCTGGTGGTTCGGGATTCCTAGTTCTTCTTCACATGCGTTAATCGGCGGGATTGCTGGTGCGGTTGTAGGTGCAGAAGGCTTAGGGGCGGTTAATTATAGTGGATTTATAAAAATCATTCAGGGTTTGATTGTATCTCCGCTTATTGCCTTTGCATTAGGATTTATTGTTATCAAGATTGTTTCTAAAATCGTTGCTAACATGCCATATCACAAAACCAACAAAGGCTTCCGTTACTTACAGGTGCTATCTGCTTCTTGGCAAGCATTTAGTCACGGGGCCAACGATGCCCAGAAGACAATGGGGATCATCACTTTTGCTATGGTATCAGGTGGATTTACGACATCAACGGACATTCCTTTGTGGGTAAAAGTGTCCGCGGCTCTCGCAATGGCATTTGGTACTTCTGTTGGAGGATGGAGAATTATCAAAACTCTAGGTGGCAAGATTATGAAAATCAAGCCTATTTCTGGGTTCTCTGCTGATATTTCCTCTGCATTTATCATTACGCTATTTACAATCTTGAAATTGCCGGTTAGTACAACACATGTAATCTCCTCTGCTATCATGGGGGTAGGTGCTTCACAGAAGTTCTCTGCTGTAAAGTGGGGCGTTGCGGGACGTATCATCTTCACGTGGGTAATTACACTTCCATCAGTAGCTCTATTAGCTGCCATCAGTTATCGTGTACTTGATGTATTTTTCTAA